A window of the Ostrea edulis chromosome 1, xbOstEdul1.1, whole genome shotgun sequence genome harbors these coding sequences:
- the LOC125671884 gene encoding potassium voltage-gated channel protein Shaw-like isoform X3 → MMVSRECHFDDFRDHYQLSTWADVDPKGKSFVGEKTRRTSIPLSRESTKRRKQCVNHGQYKSTRLMTPHSDESEEETNNCVNCDAQRSTNNERDQQVEHTGRKSSNGNMAFPALSVMGGGGQIVRSRSKISINAPEDEQRSPYRNSINLKNKETVILNVGGQIFETYKNTLTRLKSCKLARESELKRHYRESKGDYFFDRDPQLFSVILNYLRTNELHLPTYLCGPAVQREFDYWGIDEEDIERCCWQPYNTWKTQNKSLEKLEYDRKRSMTQQHLEKDRRSPHFWTRCKATVWNFLQNPNTSLGAKIYAWISIIFVFLSIFSFCAETHPLFRVSKHEEFLKDFGTLYDLFTFSTIQEARNHTETLSNTTTANPMVPKNETVVHPALIITDLLCVSFFTLEFLTRFMFCPRKYQFITALQNIIDFIAILPDYIEFFLKLSNPQGNDWPFMDFIFILRMLRLCRIFRLIRHVPGLWILLYTLKASFNELLLMFVFLLIGMVIFASLIHFAEPDSGYDNIPIGFWWSVITMTTVGYGDMNPTSAPGYVIGSLCAISGLLMIAFTVPIIVSNFVLYYTHVQYGCIRHGREKSKLMDTHDLTEEDNDGESLKVIQCQLDDIKQTTVDENKHSELTENGQPRGTDGNCNNLG, encoded by the exons atgatgGTATCTCGCGAGTGTCACTTTGATGATTTTCGGGACCATTATCAACTTTCTACTTGGGCCGATGTCGACCCCAAAGGAAAAAGCTTCGTCGGGGAAAAA ACTCGGCGAACGTCCATACCTCTCTCCCGAGAATCGACGAAGCGACGGAAGCAATGTGTAAACCATGGACAGTATAAGTCTACCCGGCTCATGACACCGCACTCGGATGAAAGTgaagaagaaaccaataattgCGTCAACTGTGATGCGCAGAGATCTACAAACAACGAGCGCGATCAGCAGGTAGAACACACAGGTAGAAAGAGCTCCAATGGGAATATGGCGTTCCCTGCCCTCTCTGTGATGGGTGGAGGGGGTCAAATTGTCCGATCTCGAAGTAAGATCAGCATCAATGCACCTGAAGACGAACAACGAAGCCCATACCGAAACAGCATTAACTTGAAAAACAAGGAAACTGTCATTCTCAATGTCGGGGGACAGATTTTTGAAACCTACAAAAATACACTGACCAGATTAAAATCGTGTAAATTGGCCAGAGAATCGGAGCTCAAACGACATTACCGAGAGAGCAAGGGGGACTACTTTTTTGACAGGGATCCTCAGTTATTCAGCGTTATATTGAATTACTTGCGGACTAACGAACTTCACCTGCCAACGTACTTATGTGGACCAGCTGTTCAAAGGGAGTTTGACTATTGGGGAATTGATGAAGAAGACATCGAACGATGTTGTTGGCAGCCGTATAATACGTGGAAAACCCAAAACAAATCCTTAGAAAAGTTAGAGTACGACCGAAAACGATCCATGACCCAACAACACTTGGAGAAGGATCGGAGAAGTCCACATTTCTGGACCCGATGCAAAGCCACAGTGTGGAACTTTCTCCAGAATCCCAACACTTCGCTAGGTGCTAAG ATATATGCGTggatttccattatttttgtcTTCCTGTCAATCTTCTCATTCTGCGCAGAGACGCATCCATTATTTCGAGTTTCAAAGCACGAAGAGTTCCTGAAGGACTTTGGGACATTGTACGATCTCTTTACGTTTTCTACAATTCAGGAAGCCAGGAACCACACAGAGACACTTTCAAATACAACCACCGCCAATCCCATGGTTCCTAAAAATGAAACAGTTGTCCATCCAGCACTGATTATCACGGATCTTCTCTGTGTGTCCTTTTTTACTCTGGAATTCCTAACCCGATTCATGTTCTGTCCCCGGAAGTACCAATTCATCACTGCCTTACAGAACATCATCGATTTCATTGCAATACTACCCGATTACATcgaattctttttaaaactttcaaatccGCAAGGAAATGATTGGCCTTTcatggattttattttcattctacgCATGCTGAGGTTGTGTCGTATATTCAGACTAATCCGCCATGTTCCAGGGCTTTGGATATTATTGTACACCTTGAAAGCCAGTTTTAACGAGCTACTTCTCATGTTTGTGTTTCTCCTTATCGGTATGGTCATTTTCGCCTCCTTGATACATTTTGCAGAACCGGACAGTGGCTATGACAACATTCCAATAGGCTTCTGGTGGAGTGTCATCACCATGACAACCGTCGGTTATGGTGATATGAACCCTACATCTGCTCCAGGCTACGTCATCGGAAGTCTCTGCGCAATATCCGGTTTACTGATGATCGCTTTCACCGTCCCAATTATTGTTAGTAATTTCGTACTGTATTATACTCATGTACAATACGGTTGCATTCGCCATGGACGAGAAAAATCAAAGTTAATGGATACTCATGATTTGACTGAAGAGGATAATGACGGTGAAAGTTTGAAAGTCATACAATGTCAACTGGATGACATAAAGCAGACGACAGTGGAcgaaaacaagcattctgaatTAACCGAAAACGGCCAACCGCGAGGGACAGATGGCAACTGCAATAATCTAGGAtga
- the LOC125671884 gene encoding potassium voltage-gated channel protein Shaw-like isoform X1, whose protein sequence is MANHLNISLFQTTKNAGYCLPPYMEDDSDDYDLAGTNFQNKHNTRRTSIPLSRESTKRRKQCVNHGQYKSTRLMTPHSDESEEETNNCVNCDAQRSTNNERDQQVEHTGRKSSNGNMAFPALSVMGGGGQIVRSRSKISINAPEDEQRSPYRNSINLKNKETVILNVGGQIFETYKNTLTRLKSCKLARESELKRHYRESKGDYFFDRDPQLFSVILNYLRTNELHLPTYLCGPAVQREFDYWGIDEEDIERCCWQPYNTWKTQNKSLEKLEYDRKRSMTQQHLEKDRRSPHFWTRCKATVWNFLQNPNTSLGAKIYAWISIIFVFLSIFSFCAETHPLFRVSKHEEFLKDFGTLYDLFTFSTIQEARNHTETLSNTTTANPMVPKNETVVHPALIITDLLCVSFFTLEFLTRFMFCPRKYQFITALQNIIDFIAILPDYIEFFLKLSNPQGNDWPFMDFIFILRMLRLCRIFRLIRHVPGLWILLYTLKASFNELLLMFVFLLIGMVIFASLIHFAEPDSGYDNIPIGFWWSVITMTTVGYGDMNPTSAPGYVIGSLCAISGLLMIAFTVPIIVSNFVLYYTHVQYGCIRHGREKSKLMDTHDLTEEDNDGESLKVIQCQLDDIKQTTVDENKHSELTENGQPRGTDGNCNNLG, encoded by the exons ATGGCTAACCACTTAAACATTAGTTTGTTCCAAACGACAAAAAATGCAGGTTATTGTCTGCCCCCTTACATGGAGGACGATTCGGATGATTATGATTTAGCAGGGACaaactttcaaaacaaacatAAC ACTCGGCGAACGTCCATACCTCTCTCCCGAGAATCGACGAAGCGACGGAAGCAATGTGTAAACCATGGACAGTATAAGTCTACCCGGCTCATGACACCGCACTCGGATGAAAGTgaagaagaaaccaataattgCGTCAACTGTGATGCGCAGAGATCTACAAACAACGAGCGCGATCAGCAGGTAGAACACACAGGTAGAAAGAGCTCCAATGGGAATATGGCGTTCCCTGCCCTCTCTGTGATGGGTGGAGGGGGTCAAATTGTCCGATCTCGAAGTAAGATCAGCATCAATGCACCTGAAGACGAACAACGAAGCCCATACCGAAACAGCATTAACTTGAAAAACAAGGAAACTGTCATTCTCAATGTCGGGGGACAGATTTTTGAAACCTACAAAAATACACTGACCAGATTAAAATCGTGTAAATTGGCCAGAGAATCGGAGCTCAAACGACATTACCGAGAGAGCAAGGGGGACTACTTTTTTGACAGGGATCCTCAGTTATTCAGCGTTATATTGAATTACTTGCGGACTAACGAACTTCACCTGCCAACGTACTTATGTGGACCAGCTGTTCAAAGGGAGTTTGACTATTGGGGAATTGATGAAGAAGACATCGAACGATGTTGTTGGCAGCCGTATAATACGTGGAAAACCCAAAACAAATCCTTAGAAAAGTTAGAGTACGACCGAAAACGATCCATGACCCAACAACACTTGGAGAAGGATCGGAGAAGTCCACATTTCTGGACCCGATGCAAAGCCACAGTGTGGAACTTTCTCCAGAATCCCAACACTTCGCTAGGTGCTAAG ATATATGCGTggatttccattatttttgtcTTCCTGTCAATCTTCTCATTCTGCGCAGAGACGCATCCATTATTTCGAGTTTCAAAGCACGAAGAGTTCCTGAAGGACTTTGGGACATTGTACGATCTCTTTACGTTTTCTACAATTCAGGAAGCCAGGAACCACACAGAGACACTTTCAAATACAACCACCGCCAATCCCATGGTTCCTAAAAATGAAACAGTTGTCCATCCAGCACTGATTATCACGGATCTTCTCTGTGTGTCCTTTTTTACTCTGGAATTCCTAACCCGATTCATGTTCTGTCCCCGGAAGTACCAATTCATCACTGCCTTACAGAACATCATCGATTTCATTGCAATACTACCCGATTACATcgaattctttttaaaactttcaaatccGCAAGGAAATGATTGGCCTTTcatggattttattttcattctacgCATGCTGAGGTTGTGTCGTATATTCAGACTAATCCGCCATGTTCCAGGGCTTTGGATATTATTGTACACCTTGAAAGCCAGTTTTAACGAGCTACTTCTCATGTTTGTGTTTCTCCTTATCGGTATGGTCATTTTCGCCTCCTTGATACATTTTGCAGAACCGGACAGTGGCTATGACAACATTCCAATAGGCTTCTGGTGGAGTGTCATCACCATGACAACCGTCGGTTATGGTGATATGAACCCTACATCTGCTCCAGGCTACGTCATCGGAAGTCTCTGCGCAATATCCGGTTTACTGATGATCGCTTTCACCGTCCCAATTATTGTTAGTAATTTCGTACTGTATTATACTCATGTACAATACGGTTGCATTCGCCATGGACGAGAAAAATCAAAGTTAATGGATACTCATGATTTGACTGAAGAGGATAATGACGGTGAAAGTTTGAAAGTCATACAATGTCAACTGGATGACATAAAGCAGACGACAGTGGAcgaaaacaagcattctgaatTAACCGAAAACGGCCAACCGCGAGGGACAGATGGCAACTGCAATAATCTAGGAtga
- the LOC125671884 gene encoding potassium voltage-gated channel protein Shaw-like isoform X2, protein MLVLLLHFENKCRSPKFRLSSHVRSCESLPKRKRKTTRRTSIPLSRESTKRRKQCVNHGQYKSTRLMTPHSDESEEETNNCVNCDAQRSTNNERDQQVEHTGRKSSNGNMAFPALSVMGGGGQIVRSRSKISINAPEDEQRSPYRNSINLKNKETVILNVGGQIFETYKNTLTRLKSCKLARESELKRHYRESKGDYFFDRDPQLFSVILNYLRTNELHLPTYLCGPAVQREFDYWGIDEEDIERCCWQPYNTWKTQNKSLEKLEYDRKRSMTQQHLEKDRRSPHFWTRCKATVWNFLQNPNTSLGAKIYAWISIIFVFLSIFSFCAETHPLFRVSKHEEFLKDFGTLYDLFTFSTIQEARNHTETLSNTTTANPMVPKNETVVHPALIITDLLCVSFFTLEFLTRFMFCPRKYQFITALQNIIDFIAILPDYIEFFLKLSNPQGNDWPFMDFIFILRMLRLCRIFRLIRHVPGLWILLYTLKASFNELLLMFVFLLIGMVIFASLIHFAEPDSGYDNIPIGFWWSVITMTTVGYGDMNPTSAPGYVIGSLCAISGLLMIAFTVPIIVSNFVLYYTHVQYGCIRHGREKSKLMDTHDLTEEDNDGESLKVIQCQLDDIKQTTVDENKHSELTENGQPRGTDGNCNNLG, encoded by the exons ATGCTAGTGCTACTACTACATTTTGAGAACAAGTGTCGGTCCCCCAAATTTAGGTTGTCCTCTCACGTGCGCTCTTGTGAGAGTTTGCCGAAGAGGAAGCGCAAGACA ACTCGGCGAACGTCCATACCTCTCTCCCGAGAATCGACGAAGCGACGGAAGCAATGTGTAAACCATGGACAGTATAAGTCTACCCGGCTCATGACACCGCACTCGGATGAAAGTgaagaagaaaccaataattgCGTCAACTGTGATGCGCAGAGATCTACAAACAACGAGCGCGATCAGCAGGTAGAACACACAGGTAGAAAGAGCTCCAATGGGAATATGGCGTTCCCTGCCCTCTCTGTGATGGGTGGAGGGGGTCAAATTGTCCGATCTCGAAGTAAGATCAGCATCAATGCACCTGAAGACGAACAACGAAGCCCATACCGAAACAGCATTAACTTGAAAAACAAGGAAACTGTCATTCTCAATGTCGGGGGACAGATTTTTGAAACCTACAAAAATACACTGACCAGATTAAAATCGTGTAAATTGGCCAGAGAATCGGAGCTCAAACGACATTACCGAGAGAGCAAGGGGGACTACTTTTTTGACAGGGATCCTCAGTTATTCAGCGTTATATTGAATTACTTGCGGACTAACGAACTTCACCTGCCAACGTACTTATGTGGACCAGCTGTTCAAAGGGAGTTTGACTATTGGGGAATTGATGAAGAAGACATCGAACGATGTTGTTGGCAGCCGTATAATACGTGGAAAACCCAAAACAAATCCTTAGAAAAGTTAGAGTACGACCGAAAACGATCCATGACCCAACAACACTTGGAGAAGGATCGGAGAAGTCCACATTTCTGGACCCGATGCAAAGCCACAGTGTGGAACTTTCTCCAGAATCCCAACACTTCGCTAGGTGCTAAG ATATATGCGTggatttccattatttttgtcTTCCTGTCAATCTTCTCATTCTGCGCAGAGACGCATCCATTATTTCGAGTTTCAAAGCACGAAGAGTTCCTGAAGGACTTTGGGACATTGTACGATCTCTTTACGTTTTCTACAATTCAGGAAGCCAGGAACCACACAGAGACACTTTCAAATACAACCACCGCCAATCCCATGGTTCCTAAAAATGAAACAGTTGTCCATCCAGCACTGATTATCACGGATCTTCTCTGTGTGTCCTTTTTTACTCTGGAATTCCTAACCCGATTCATGTTCTGTCCCCGGAAGTACCAATTCATCACTGCCTTACAGAACATCATCGATTTCATTGCAATACTACCCGATTACATcgaattctttttaaaactttcaaatccGCAAGGAAATGATTGGCCTTTcatggattttattttcattctacgCATGCTGAGGTTGTGTCGTATATTCAGACTAATCCGCCATGTTCCAGGGCTTTGGATATTATTGTACACCTTGAAAGCCAGTTTTAACGAGCTACTTCTCATGTTTGTGTTTCTCCTTATCGGTATGGTCATTTTCGCCTCCTTGATACATTTTGCAGAACCGGACAGTGGCTATGACAACATTCCAATAGGCTTCTGGTGGAGTGTCATCACCATGACAACCGTCGGTTATGGTGATATGAACCCTACATCTGCTCCAGGCTACGTCATCGGAAGTCTCTGCGCAATATCCGGTTTACTGATGATCGCTTTCACCGTCCCAATTATTGTTAGTAATTTCGTACTGTATTATACTCATGTACAATACGGTTGCATTCGCCATGGACGAGAAAAATCAAAGTTAATGGATACTCATGATTTGACTGAAGAGGATAATGACGGTGAAAGTTTGAAAGTCATACAATGTCAACTGGATGACATAAAGCAGACGACAGTGGAcgaaaacaagcattctgaatTAACCGAAAACGGCCAACCGCGAGGGACAGATGGCAACTGCAATAATCTAGGAtga
- the LOC125671884 gene encoding potassium voltage-gated channel protein Shaw-like isoform X4: MVFFIQRMDLSLITSSRCELLPCSKTRRTSIPLSRESTKRRKQCVNHGQYKSTRLMTPHSDESEEETNNCVNCDAQRSTNNERDQQVEHTGRKSSNGNMAFPALSVMGGGGQIVRSRSKISINAPEDEQRSPYRNSINLKNKETVILNVGGQIFETYKNTLTRLKSCKLARESELKRHYRESKGDYFFDRDPQLFSVILNYLRTNELHLPTYLCGPAVQREFDYWGIDEEDIERCCWQPYNTWKTQNKSLEKLEYDRKRSMTQQHLEKDRRSPHFWTRCKATVWNFLQNPNTSLGAKIYAWISIIFVFLSIFSFCAETHPLFRVSKHEEFLKDFGTLYDLFTFSTIQEARNHTETLSNTTTANPMVPKNETVVHPALIITDLLCVSFFTLEFLTRFMFCPRKYQFITALQNIIDFIAILPDYIEFFLKLSNPQGNDWPFMDFIFILRMLRLCRIFRLIRHVPGLWILLYTLKASFNELLLMFVFLLIGMVIFASLIHFAEPDSGYDNIPIGFWWSVITMTTVGYGDMNPTSAPGYVIGSLCAISGLLMIAFTVPIIVSNFVLYYTHVQYGCIRHGREKSKLMDTHDLTEEDNDGESLKVIQCQLDDIKQTTVDENKHSELTENGQPRGTDGNCNNLG, translated from the exons ATGGTGTTTTTCATTCAGAGAATGGATCTCAGTTTGATTACCAGCTCTAGATGTGAATTGCTTCCTTGCAGCAAG ACTCGGCGAACGTCCATACCTCTCTCCCGAGAATCGACGAAGCGACGGAAGCAATGTGTAAACCATGGACAGTATAAGTCTACCCGGCTCATGACACCGCACTCGGATGAAAGTgaagaagaaaccaataattgCGTCAACTGTGATGCGCAGAGATCTACAAACAACGAGCGCGATCAGCAGGTAGAACACACAGGTAGAAAGAGCTCCAATGGGAATATGGCGTTCCCTGCCCTCTCTGTGATGGGTGGAGGGGGTCAAATTGTCCGATCTCGAAGTAAGATCAGCATCAATGCACCTGAAGACGAACAACGAAGCCCATACCGAAACAGCATTAACTTGAAAAACAAGGAAACTGTCATTCTCAATGTCGGGGGACAGATTTTTGAAACCTACAAAAATACACTGACCAGATTAAAATCGTGTAAATTGGCCAGAGAATCGGAGCTCAAACGACATTACCGAGAGAGCAAGGGGGACTACTTTTTTGACAGGGATCCTCAGTTATTCAGCGTTATATTGAATTACTTGCGGACTAACGAACTTCACCTGCCAACGTACTTATGTGGACCAGCTGTTCAAAGGGAGTTTGACTATTGGGGAATTGATGAAGAAGACATCGAACGATGTTGTTGGCAGCCGTATAATACGTGGAAAACCCAAAACAAATCCTTAGAAAAGTTAGAGTACGACCGAAAACGATCCATGACCCAACAACACTTGGAGAAGGATCGGAGAAGTCCACATTTCTGGACCCGATGCAAAGCCACAGTGTGGAACTTTCTCCAGAATCCCAACACTTCGCTAGGTGCTAAG ATATATGCGTggatttccattatttttgtcTTCCTGTCAATCTTCTCATTCTGCGCAGAGACGCATCCATTATTTCGAGTTTCAAAGCACGAAGAGTTCCTGAAGGACTTTGGGACATTGTACGATCTCTTTACGTTTTCTACAATTCAGGAAGCCAGGAACCACACAGAGACACTTTCAAATACAACCACCGCCAATCCCATGGTTCCTAAAAATGAAACAGTTGTCCATCCAGCACTGATTATCACGGATCTTCTCTGTGTGTCCTTTTTTACTCTGGAATTCCTAACCCGATTCATGTTCTGTCCCCGGAAGTACCAATTCATCACTGCCTTACAGAACATCATCGATTTCATTGCAATACTACCCGATTACATcgaattctttttaaaactttcaaatccGCAAGGAAATGATTGGCCTTTcatggattttattttcattctacgCATGCTGAGGTTGTGTCGTATATTCAGACTAATCCGCCATGTTCCAGGGCTTTGGATATTATTGTACACCTTGAAAGCCAGTTTTAACGAGCTACTTCTCATGTTTGTGTTTCTCCTTATCGGTATGGTCATTTTCGCCTCCTTGATACATTTTGCAGAACCGGACAGTGGCTATGACAACATTCCAATAGGCTTCTGGTGGAGTGTCATCACCATGACAACCGTCGGTTATGGTGATATGAACCCTACATCTGCTCCAGGCTACGTCATCGGAAGTCTCTGCGCAATATCCGGTTTACTGATGATCGCTTTCACCGTCCCAATTATTGTTAGTAATTTCGTACTGTATTATACTCATGTACAATACGGTTGCATTCGCCATGGACGAGAAAAATCAAAGTTAATGGATACTCATGATTTGACTGAAGAGGATAATGACGGTGAAAGTTTGAAAGTCATACAATGTCAACTGGATGACATAAAGCAGACGACAGTGGAcgaaaacaagcattctgaatTAACCGAAAACGGCCAACCGCGAGGGACAGATGGCAACTGCAATAATCTAGGAtga